In Streptomyces venezuelae, the sequence CGAGGCCGCGCACCGCAGCGGCTCCCTGGTCACGGCCCGGCGGGCGCAGCGCCTGGGGAGGTTCACGATGGGGGTTCCCGGGCCCGCCACAAGCGGTCTCTCCGCCGGTGTGCACGAACTGCTGCGGGGCGAGGCCGTGGTCGTCACCGACGCGGCCGAGGTGGTCGAGCTGGTCGGGGCCATGGGCGAGCTGGCTCCCGAGCGGCGGGGCCCGGTGCTCGCCCGGGACCTGCTGGACCCGGACACCGCGCGGGTGCTCGAAGCGCTGCCCGCCGGCCGCCCGGCGGACGTGTCCGCGCTGGCACTTGCCTCCGGCACCGGCGTCGATGAAGTCATCGGCAGACTGTACGAACTTCACTCTCTGGGGTTCGTCGAACGGCAGGGCGACGGCTGGCAGTTGAGCAGACAAACGGCTGGAGGAGGCACACAAACCGGAGCCGACCGGCGAGGCGGTCGTTGACCTGGGGTGTTCCGGTGAAAGAGTGAAAGCGATGAGAGACGCGGTCTTCCCGGTGGCGGTCGCCGGGACCGAGCGCCAGGCGCCGGTCCCGGGGCGCCCGCGCGAGTACGGGCGCCTCCCGGCCCCCGCGCCATCCCGTACTCTTCGCGCACCGCGACAATCTCGTCACGCTACGCTCCCAAGGAATCCGGCTCCGGCAAAGGCGAAGCATGCCCCAGCACACCTCAGGGTCCGACCGCGCTGCGGTGCCCCCCGCTGCCCGCGGCAGCGTGCGGTCCACCGCGCCCTCGTCCCTGGAGGTGCTGTGGCGCTCGTACAAGGAATCGGGTGACGAGCGGCTGCGGGAGCAGCTGATCCTGCACTACTCGCCCCTGGTGAAGTACGTGGCCGGCCGCGTCAGCGTGGGCCTGCCGCCCAACGTGGAACAGGCCGACTTCGTCTCCTCCGGCGTCTTCGGGCTGATCGACGCCATCGAGAAGTTCGACATCGACCGGTCGATCAAGTTCGAGACGTACGCGATCACCAGGATCCGCGGCGCGATGATCGACGAGCTGCGGGCGCTGGACTGGATCCCGCGCTCGGTCCGGCAGAAGGCGCGCGCCGTCGAACGGGCCTACGCCACGCTGGAGGCCCAGCTGCGGCGCACCCCGACGGAGAGCGAGGTCGCCGGCGAGATGGGGATCGGTGTGGAGGATCTCCACACCGTCTTCAGCCAGTTGTCGCTGGCCAACGTGGTCGCCCTGGAAGAGCTGCTGCACGTCGGCGGGGAGGGCGGCGACCGCCTCTCGCTGATGGACACCCTGGAGGACACCGCCGCCGACAACCCGGTGGCGGTGGCCGAGGACCGCGAGCTGCGACGCCTGCTGGCACGGGCCATCAACACGCTGCCCGAGCGGGAGAAGACCGTGGTGACCCTCTACTACTACGAGGGCCTCACCCTGGCCGAGATCGGCAACGTCCTCGGCGTCACCGAGAGCCGGGTCAGCCAGATCCACACCAAGTCCGTCCTGCAGTTGCGCGCGAAGTTGGCAGACGTGGGGAGGTGAGCTTGCGCTACCTCCGTAGAGTGGACACGTGCCCAGGATTCGAGCGGCCTCCGTGGCCGAGCACCGGTCGATGCAGCGCGGCGCCCTCTTGGACGCCGCGCGTTCCCTGCTGTCCGAAGGCGGGACGGAGGCGCTGACCTTCCCCGCCCTCGCGGAGCGCACCGGCCTCGCCCGGTCCTCCGTGTACGAGTACTTCCGCTCCCGCGCCGCCGTGGTCGAAGAACTGTGCGCCGTGGACTTCCCCGTGTGGGCCGCCGAGATCGAAGCCGCGATGGAGCAGGCCCCGTCGCCGGAGGAGAAGATCGAGGCCTACGTGCGCAGCCAGTTGGGGCTGGTGGGCGACCGGCGCCACCGCGCGGTCGTGGCCATCTCGGCCAGCGAGCTCGACGCGGGGGCCCGGGAGAAGATCCGCGCGGCCCACGGCGGTCTCGTGGCGATGATCGTCGAGGCGCTGAGCTCCCTGGGACACGCGGAGCCGCGACTGGCGGCCATGCTGCTCCAGGGCGTCGTGGACGCGGCTGTGCGCAGGATCGAGCTGGGTGCGGCGGAGGATCCCGCCGTCGTGACGGAGGCCGCCGTCGCCATGGCCCTGCGGGGCGTCCGGGGCTAGGCCGTCTCTTTCGGATCCTGTCGGCCGGGCCCGCGGCGTCCCCTGCCGTGCCCGGTCGCCGGCTGCGCTTCTCACTCTCCGGCCGGGCCGGGTTCTGCCAGGTGTCCCGCCGGCAGGAGCCGGGGCGTCGGGCGGGGGAGCAGGGTGAGCGGGTTGAGGTACACCTCGCCCGCGAGGAGACCCCAGTGCAGACAGGACGCCGGGCAGTGCGAGCCGTCCGTCAGGACCGCCACCACCTGGCCCGCCACCACCTGCTCGCCCTCTGCCACCAGGGGCCGGACCGGCTCGTAGGTGGTGCGCAGCCCGTTCGGCAGGGCGAGCGACAGCACGCCGCGCCCGACGACGGGCCCGGCGTGATGGACCCGGCCGGCCGCGACCGCCCGGAGCTCCGCGCCCACCGGCGCGGCCAGGTCAACCCCGCGGTGACCTGCCGCGTAGGGCGTCGGCGGAGGGTCCCACCAGCGGGCCACCGACAGCGGGGCGGGCAGCGGCCGGACCACGGGAAAGGCCGGCTGGGTCAGGGCCAGGAGCAGGCTGAGCAGCAAGGTCGTCATGCACCCAGCGTCCCGTGCAGGCCCGGACCGGTGCCCCGGCCTGTGGACGGCCGGGGCACTGTGGACAACGGCGTCACCCGGCATACCACCGGGTCCCGTACACTTCTTGTGGCGATCCGGGTCACCGGGTCGACTTCGCACGCCCCGGCGCCAGGCTGAAACAGCCAGGTGACAGCGTCTCTCGGTCCCTTCATCGGGGCAGGGCGCGGTGGGGCGTCAGGAACCAAACCGAGAAACCAAGGAGATGGCCATGGCCGTCGTCACGATGCGGGAGCTGCTGGAAAGCGGCGTCCACTTCGGTCACCAGACCCGCCGCTGGAACCCGAAGATGAAGCGCTTCATCTTCACGGAGCGCAACGGCATCTACATCATCGACCTGCTGCAGTCGCTGTCGTACATCGACCGCGCCTACGAGTTCGTGAAGGAGACCGTCGCGCACGGTGGCTCCATCATGTTCGTCGGTACCAAGAAGCAGGCCCAGGAGGCCATCGCCGAGCAGGCGACGCGCGTTGGTATGCCGTACGTCAACCAGCGGTGGCTGGGTGGCATGCTCACCAACTTCTCCACCGTCTACAAGCGCCTCCAGCGTCTGAAGGAGCTTGAGGCGATCGACTTCGAGGACGTCGCCGCCTCGGGTCTCACCAAGAAGGAGCTCCTGGTCCTCTCCCGCGAGAAGACCAAGCTGGAGAAGACCCTCGGTGGTATCCGCGAGATGTCGAAGGTCCCCAGCGCCGTCTGGATCGTCGACACCAAGAAGGAGCACATCGCCGTCGGTGAGGCGCGCAAGCTCCACATCCCGGTCGTCGCGATCCTCGACACCAACTGCGACCCCGACGAGGTCGACTACAAGATCCCGGGCAACGACGACGCGATCCGTTCCGTCACCCTGCTCACCCGCGTGATCGCCGACGCCGTCGCCGAGGGCCTCATCGCCCGCTCCGGCGCTGCGACCGGCGACTCGAAGCCGGGCGAGAAGGCCGCCGCCGAGCCGCTCGCCGAGTGGGAGCGCGACCTGCTCGAGGGCGAGAAGAAGGCCGACGACGCCGAGGCCGCCCCGGCCGAGGCCGCCGCCCCGGCCGCCGAGGCTGCCCCGGCCGCCGACGCCGAGCAGGCCTGACCCACTGAGGGCGCCCGGCGTTCACCCGCCGGGCACTCGCAGTACGGACGATGACGGCGGGGGAGCCGCGCCTCAGGCGTGGCGCCTCCGCCGTTCACCCGTAGATCTACGACTTCGAGAGAGAATCACAGACTCATGGCGAACTACACCGCCGCTGACGTCAAGAAGCTCCGCGAGCTCACCGGCGCCGGCATGCTGGACTGCAAGAACGCGCTCGTGGACGCCGACGGTGACGTCGACAAGGCCCAGGAAGCGCTCCGCATCAAGGGTCAGAAGGGCGTCGCCAAGCGCGAGGGCCGTTCTGCCGAGAACGGTGCGGTCGTCTCCCTCATCGCCGACGACAACACCTCCGGTGTCATCGTCGAGCTGAAGTGCGAGACCGACTTCGTCGCCAAGGGCGAGAAGTTCCTGGCCGTCGCCAACCAGCTGGCCGCCCACGTGGCCGCCACCTCCCCGGCCGACATCGAGGCGCTCCTCGCGTCCGAGATCGAGCCCGGCAAGACCGTCACCGCTTTCGTCGACGAGGCCAACGCCAACCTCGGCGAGAAGATCGTCCTGGACCGCTTCGCGCAGTTCACCGACGGTTACGTGACCGCGTACATGCACCGCACGATGCCCGACCTGCCGTTCCAGATCGGCGTCCTGGTCGAGCTCGACAAGGAGAACGCCGAGGTCGCCCGCGGCGTCGCGCAGCACATCGCCGCGTTCGCCCCGCAGTGGCTGTCCGCCGAGGACGTCCCGGCCGAGAAGGTCGAGTCCGAGCGTCGCATCGCCGAAGAGGTCACCCGCGCGGAGGGCAAGCCCGAGGCTGCCATCGCGAAGATCGTCGAGGGTCGCGTCAACGGCTTCTTCAAGGACGCCACGCTGCTCGGCCAGGCGTACGCCCTGGACAACAAGAAGTCCGTCCAGAAGGTCCTGGACGAGGCCGGTGTCACCCTGAAGCGCTTCACCCGCATCAAGGTCGGCATCTGAGTCCGTCCGTACGCGACGGACACCGGACCCCGGTAGGGTCTGAAGCAGTCGTCCGCGCTTGCGCGAGGCGACCGCAGATCTGACGAGGAGGCCATTGCCGTAGAGGGAACCGCAAGGACCCACCGGCAATGGCCTTCTTCGTATGTGCACGAGGAGATCTCCATGAATCAGGGCGTGGACCCCCACACCGCATCCGACGACAAGAGCGACCAGGACAAGAAGGGCCGCCGCTTCATGCTGAAGCTGTCGGGCGAGGCCTTCTCCGGTGGCGGAGGACTGGGCGTCGACCCCGACGTCGTCCACGCCATCGCGCGTGAGATCGCCGCGGTGGTCCGCGACGGCGCGGAGATCGCCGTCGTGATCGGCGGCGGCAACTTCTTCCGCGGTGCCGAACTCCAGCAGCGCGGCATGGACCGGGCCCGGTCCGACTACATGGGCATGCTGGGTACCGTCATGAACTGCCTCGCGCTCCAGGACTTCCTGGAGAAGGAAGGCATCGACTCCCGCGTGCAGACCGCCATCACCATGGGCCAGGTCGCGGAGCCGTACATCCCGCTGCGTGCCGTGCGGCACCTGGAGAAGGGCCGCGTCGTCATCTTCGGCGCCGGCATGGGCATGCCCTACTTCTCCACCGACACCACGGCCGCCCAGCGCGCCCTGGAGATCGACGCCGAGGCCCTGCTCATGGGCAAGAACGGCGTCGACGGGGTCTACGACTCCGACCCGAAGAAGAACCCGGACGCGGTGAAGTTCGACGCGCTGGAGTACAGCGAGGTCCTCTCCCGCGACCTCAAGGTCGCCGACGCCACCGCGATCACGCTCTGCCGCGACAACAAGCTGCCGATCCTCGTTTTCGAGCTCCTCGCCGAGGGCAATATCGCCCGCGCCGTCAAGGGTGAGAAGATCGGCACGCTCGTGAGCGACCAGGAAACCCGGGCCTGAGCAGTCCGCTGCCGGACCGAGCGAGCCGCAGGGGCGGCTCGCCGGCCCCGCCCGCCCGCCTGAACCATCCATATCTGACATGCAGGAGCACGTGGTGACCGAAGAGATCCTCCTCGAGGCCGAGGAGAAGATGGAAAAGGCCGTCGTCGTCGCCAAGGAAGACTTCGCCGCTATTCGCACCGGCCGTGCGCACCCGGCGATGTTCAACAAGATCGTGGCGGAGTACTACGGCGCCATCACGCCCATCAACCAGCTCGCCTCCTTCTCGGTGCCCGAGCCGCGCATGGCGATCGTGACCCCGTTCGACAAGAGCGCCCTGCGCAACATCGAGCAGGCCATCCGCGACTCCGACCTCGGTGTCAACCCGAGCAACGACGGCAGCATCATCCGGGTGACCTTCCCCGAGCTGACGCAGGACCGCCGCAAGGAGTACATCAAGGTCGCGCGTACCAAGGCCGAGGACTCGAAGATCTCGCTCCGCGCCGTCCGCCGCAAGGCCAAGGACGCCCTCGACAAGCTCGTCAAGGACAAGGAGGCCGGCGAGGACGAGGTGCGCCGCGCCGAGAAGGAGCTCGACGACACCACCGCGAAGTACGTCGCGCAGGTGGACGAGCTCCTGAAGCACAAGGAAGCCGAGCTCCTCGAAGTCTGATGAACGACTCTTCCTGGCAGCCGGAGCCGGTTCCGGCGGGTCCCGCATACGATGCGCAGGTGGGCCCGCACACTCGGCCCATGCCCATCGTGCCCGATGCCGCCGGCCGTGACTTCGACGACCGGGAAGCACGCGATCGGGGGGTCGCCGCCGGCCGCGGCCCCCTCTTCCGCGCCGATACGCCGCCGCAGGAGCCCATGCCCAGCCCCCCGCCTCCGCATGCCCAGCAGCCGCAGGACGCCTCGCCCCCGCCGCCGAAGAAGCGCGCGGGCCGGGATCTGCGGGCCGCCATAGGGGTGGGCGTGGGTCTCGGCGCGGTGATCTTCGCCTCGCTGCTGATCGTCAAGGCCGTCTTCGTCGGCGTCATCGTCGTCGCGGTCGTCGTCGGCCTGTGGGAGCTCACCTCCCGGCTGCAGGAGCAGAAGGGCATCAAGGCCCCGCTGGTCCCGCTCGCGGTCGGCGGCGCCGCCATGGTCATCGCCGGATACGTCCGGGGGGCCGAGGGCGCCTGGGTCGCCATGGCCCTGACCGTGCTGGCGGTCCTGGTGTGGCGGATGACCGAACCGCCCGAGGACTACCTCAAGGACGTCACGGCGGGCGCCTTCGCGGCGTTCTACGTGCCCTTCCTCGCCACCTTCGTCGCGATGCTGCTCACCGCCGACGACGGCGCCGAGCGCGTGATCACCTTCCTGCTCCTGACCGTGGTCAGCGACACCGGGGCCTACGCGGTCGGCTGGCGCTTCGGCAAGACCAAGCTCGCCCCGCGCATCAGCCCCGGAAAGACCCGCGAGGGACTGTTCGGCGCGGTGGCCTTCGCGATGGCGGCCGGCGCACTGTGCATGGAGTTCCTGATCGACGGCGGCTCCTGGTGGCAGGGCCTGCTGCTGGGTCTCGCGGTCGCGGTCAGCGCCACCCTGGGTGACCTGGGCGAGTCGATGATCAAGCGGGACCTGGGCATCAAGGACATGGGCACCCTGCTGCCGGGACACGGGGGCATCATGGACCGCCTCGACTCCCTGCTTCCGACGGCCCCCGTGGTGTGGCTGCTGCTGGCGGCCTTCGTGGGCACCGGCTGACCTGCGAAAAGGCGTCGCTGGACGCCGGGCGGTTACTCTTGGAAGGCGCGCTGCTTCTGCGGCGCGCCTTTCGTCTTACAAGGAGTACCTGCCATGGCCCGCCCCGTTCCGGGAGAGCTCACCTTCGTCGCCCCTCGCGGGGCCAAGAAGCCGCCCCGGCACCTCGCCGACATGACCCCGGCCGAGCGCCGTGAGGCGGTCGCCGCGATCGGTGAGAAGCCGTTCCGGGCCAAGCAGCTCTCCCAGCACTACTTCGCCCGGTACGCGCACGACCCGGCCGAGTGGACCGACATCCCGGCCGGCTCGAGGGAGAAGCTCCAGCAGGAGCTGCTGCCGGACCTGATGAGCGTCATCCGGCACATCTCGTGCGACGACGACACCACCCGCAAGACCCTGTGGAAGCTGCACGACGGCACGCTCGTCGAGTCGGTGCTGATGCGCTACCCCGACCGGGTCACCATGTGCATCTCCTCGCAGGCCGGCTGCGGCATGAACTGTCCGTTCTGCGCCACCGGCCAGGCGGGCCTGGACCGTAACCTCTCCACCGCCGAGATCGTGCACCAGATCGTCGACGGCATGCGCGCGCTGCGCGACGGCGAGGTCCCCGGCGGCCCGGCACGGCTGTCGAACATCGTCTTCATGGGCATGGGCGAGCCGCTCGCCAACTACAACCGCGTGGTCGGCGCGATCCGCCGGCTCACCGACCCCGAGCCCGACGGCCTGGGCCTGTCGCAGCGCGGGATCACCGTCTCCACCGTCGGCCTGGTCCCGGCCATGCTGCGGTTCGCCGACGAGGGCTTCAAGTGCCGTCTGGCCGTCTCGCTGCACGCGCCCGACGACGAGCTGCGCGACACCCTCGTCCCCGTGAACACCCGCTGGAACGTCCGTGAGGTGCTCGGCGCGGCCTGGGAGTACGCCGAGAAGTCCGGCCGCCGGATCTCCATCGAGTACGCGCTGATCCGCGACATCAACGACCAGGCCTGGCGCGGTGACCTCCTGGGCAAGCTGCTCAAGGGCAAGCGTGTGCACGTCAACCTGATCCCGCTCAACCCGACGCCGGGCTCCAAGTGGACCGCCTCGCGGCCCGAGGACGAGAAGGCCTTCGTCGAGGCCATCGCCCGGCACGGCGTGCCGGTGACCGTACGGGACACCCGCGGCCAGGAGATCGACGGCGCCTGCGGCCAGCTGGCCGCCTCGGAGCGCTAGGTTCCGCTTCTGTTCGAGGAGATTCGGCCACGGGGTACCCTGTGGCCGAACCAATTTCATATTCCGACAGGGGAGCGCCACAGCGCTGAGAGTGCGGTATCCGTCATCCGCAGACCCTCTGAACCTCGCCCCGGTCATTCGGGGTAGGAAGTTCGGTCACCACTCTTGCTGTTGCGCCCTGCCCGGCGTCCGCTCTCGCAGAGCGCCGGGCAGGGCCGCGTCTTCTCCTGGACATCCCAGGAGGAATTCACCAATGAGCACCACCAAGAAGCTGGCGGGTGTCGCGCTCGCGGCCGCGCTGGGCGTCACCACGCTCAGCGCCTGCGGTGGCGGCGACGCCAACGACAAGACCGCGGGCGCGAGCGACGCCCCGAAGTCCAAGACCGTCACGCTCGTCTCCCACGACTCCTTCAACGTGACCGAATCGGTCCTCAAGGAGTTCGAGCAGCAGAGCGGCTACACGGTCAAGGTGCTGAAGTCCGGGGACGCGGGCGCGGCGCTGAACCAGGAGATCCTCACCAAGGGCTCCCCGCGCGGCGACGTCTTCTTCGGCGTCGACAACACCCTCCTCTCGCGCGCCCTCGACAACGGCATCTTCACCCCGTACGAGGCCAAGGGCCTGGCCGACGTGAAGCCCGAGTACGTGCTCGACAAGGAGCACCGGGTCACCCCGATCGACTCCGGTGACATCTGCGTCAACTACGACAAGGCGTACTTCGCCGAGAAGAAGATCGCCCCGCCGCAGACGCTGGACGACCTGATCAAGCCCGAGTACAAGAACCTGCTGGTCACCGAGAACGCCGCGACCTCCTCTCCCGGCCTCGGCTTCCTGCTCGCCTCCGTCGGCAAGTACGGCGAGGACGGCTGGAAGGACTACTGGAGCAAGCTCAAGGCCAACGGCGTCGAGGTCGTCGACGGCTGGGAGCAGGCCTACAACGAGCGCTTCTCCGGATCCGCGGGCGGCAAGAAGGCCAAGGGCGACCGCCCGCTGGTCGTCTCCTACGCCTCCAGCCCGCCGGTCGAGGTCCTGTACGGCGAGCCGCAGCCGGCCGAGGCCCCCACGGGCGTCTCCACCGGCACCTGCTTCCGCCAGATCGAGTTCGCGGGTCTGCTCAAGGGCGCCAAGAACGAGGAGGGCGGCAAGGCCCTCGTGGACTTCCTGGTCAGCAAGAAGTTCCAGGAGGACATGCCGCTCCAGATGTTCGTGAACCCCGTGACGAAGGACGCCGCCCTGCCGGAGCTGTTCACCAAGCACGGTGTGGTGGTCGAGAAGCCGGAGAACGTGGCTCCCGAGACCATCGCCAAGAACCGTGAGCAGTGGGTCAAGGCATGGACCGCGCTCGTCGTGAAGTAAGCGGTACCAAGGAGCCGGGCGCGGCGCACGGGGACGCCGCGCCGGGCTCCGGCCCCCGGGAGGGGGCGCGGGCGACCGCCGTGCGGCTCGCCCTGATGGCCGTCCCCCTCCTCTTCTTCGGGCTGTTCTTCGCCTACCCCGTCGCCGCGATCGTCGGGCGCGGCCTGAAGACCGACGACGGATGGCAGTTCGGCCGGTTCGCGGAGGTGCTGGCCCGGCCCGACATCGCCGACGTGCTGTGGTTCACCACCTGGCAGGCCTTCGCTTCCACCCTGCTCACCCTGGTCATCGCCCTCCCCGCCGCGTACGTCTTCGCGCGCTTCGAGTTCCCCGGCAAGCAGCTGCTGCGCGCCGTGGTGACCGTGCCCTTCGTGCTGCCGACCGTGGTGGTCGGCACCGCCTTCCTCGCGCTGCTGGGGCGCGGCGGGCTGCTGGACGAACTGGCGGGCGTGCGGCTCGACACCACCGTCTGGGCGATCCTGCTCGCGCACGTCTTCTTCAACTACGCCGTCGTCGTCCGCACGGTCGGCGGGCTGTGGGCCCAGCTGGACCCGCGCCAGGAGGAGGCCGCCCGGGTGCTGGGCGCCGGACGGTTCACCGCGTGGCGGCGGGTGACGCTGCCCGCGCTCGCCCCGGCGGTGGCCGCCGCCGCGCTGATGGTGTTCCTGTTCACCTTCAGCTCCTTCGGCGTCGTGCTGATCCTCGGCGGACCCTCGTACTCCACCCTGGAGGTGGAGGTCTACCGGCAGACCGCGCAGCTGCTGGACCTGCCGACGGCGGCCGTCCTGACGATGGTGCAGTTCGCCGCGATCGGCGCGATCCTCGCCGTGCACGCCTGGACCGTCCGCAAGCGCGAGACCGCGCTGCGGCTGGTCGATCCGGGCCGCACCACGCACCGGCCGCGCGGCTGGGCGCAGCGCACGCTGCTGGGCGGGGTGCTGCTGACCGTCGTGCTGCTGATCGCGGCGCCGCTGGGCGTGCTGGTCGAGCGGTCCTTCGACACCCCCGGCGGCTACGGCCTCGGCTACTACCGGGCCCTGCAGGACGCGGGCGCCGGTGGCGGGACCTTCCTGGTGGCGCCGCTGGAGGCGATCTGGAACTCCCTGCAGTACGCGCTCGCCGCCACCGCGATCGCCCTGCTCGTCGGGGGGCTCGCGGCCGCGGCGCTCACCCGGCGCGGGGGGCGCTTCGTACGCGGCTTCGACGCGCTGCTGATGCTCCCGCTCGGGGTGTCCGCGGTGACCGTGGGCTTCGGCTTCCTTATCACCCTGGACGAGCCGCCGCTGGACCTGCGGACCTCGTGGATCCTGGTGCCGCTGGCACAGGCCCTGGTGGGCGTGCCCTTCGTCGTACGGACCATGCTGCCGGTCCTGCGCGCGGTGGACGGGCGGCTGCGGGAGGCCGCCGCCGTGCTCGGCGCGTCGCCGCTGCGGGCCTGGCGGGAGGTGGACCTGCCCCTGGTGCGGCGGGCGCTGCTGATCGCGGCCGGGTTCGCCTTCGCCGTGTCGCTGGGGGAGTTCGGCGCGACCGTCTTCATCGCGCGGGCGGACCGGCCGACGCTGCCGGTGGCCGTGGCACGGCTGCTGGGGCGGGCCGGAGAGCTGAACTACGGGCAGGCGATGGCCCTGAGCACGATCCTGATGCTGGTGTGCGCGGTGTCCCTGCTGCTGCTGGAGCGACTGCGGCCCGACAAGACCTCCGGAGAGTTCTGATGACACTGCTTCAGCTGGAAGGGGTGTCGGTCCGCTTCGGTGAGCGCGCGGCCCAGTACGCCCTGGACGACGTGGACCTCGCGGTCGACGAGCACGAGGTCGTATGCGTGCTGGGGCCGAGCGGAAGCGGCAAGTCCACACTGCTGCGGGTCGTTGCCGGACTCCAGCGGGTATCGGCCGGCCAGGTGTTGCTGGGCGGGGCCGACCAGGCCGGCGTACCGGTGCACCGTCGGGGCGTGGGCCTGATGTTCCAGGACCACCAGCTCTTCCCGCACCGCGACGTCGGGTCCAACGTCTCCTTCGGGCTGCGGGTGCGGGGAGCCGGACGGGCCGCGTCGGCGGACCGCGTCGCGCAGCTGCTGGAACTGGTCGGGCTGCCCGGGGCCCAGGGCCGGGCGGTGGCCTCCCTGTCGGGCGGCGAACAGCAGCGGGTCGCGCTGGCCCGGGCGCTCGCACCGTCGCCGCGGCTGCTGATGCTGGACGAACCGCTGGGGCAGCTGGACCGGGGACTGCGGGAGCGGCTCGTGGTGGAGCTGCGCGGGCTGTTCTCCCGGCTGGGCACCA encodes:
- a CDS encoding ABC transporter permease; translation: MAVPLLFFGLFFAYPVAAIVGRGLKTDDGWQFGRFAEVLARPDIADVLWFTTWQAFASTLLTLVIALPAAYVFARFEFPGKQLLRAVVTVPFVLPTVVVGTAFLALLGRGGLLDELAGVRLDTTVWAILLAHVFFNYAVVVRTVGGLWAQLDPRQEEAARVLGAGRFTAWRRVTLPALAPAVAAAALMVFLFTFSSFGVVLILGGPSYSTLEVEVYRQTAQLLDLPTAAVLTMVQFAAIGAILAVHAWTVRKRETALRLVDPGRTTHRPRGWAQRTLLGGVLLTVVLLIAAPLGVLVERSFDTPGGYGLGYYRALQDAGAGGGTFLVAPLEAIWNSLQYALAATAIALLVGGLAAAALTRRGGRFVRGFDALLMLPLGVSAVTVGFGFLITLDEPPLDLRTSWILVPLAQALVGVPFVVRTMLPVLRAVDGRLREAAAVLGASPLRAWREVDLPLVRRALLIAAGFAFAVSLGEFGATVFIARADRPTLPVAVARLLGRAGELNYGQAMALSTILMLVCAVSLLLLERLRPDKTSGEF
- a CDS encoding ABC transporter ATP-binding protein gives rise to the protein MTLLQLEGVSVRFGERAAQYALDDVDLAVDEHEVVCVLGPSGSGKSTLLRVVAGLQRVSAGQVLLGGADQAGVPVHRRGVGLMFQDHQLFPHRDVGSNVSFGLRVRGAGRAASADRVAQLLELVGLPGAQGRAVASLSGGEQQRVALARALAPSPRLLMLDEPLGQLDRGLRERLVVELRGLFSRLGTTVLAVTHDQGEAFALADRVVVMRDGRIAQAGTPLEVWQRPASEFVARFLGFENVVPAVVADGWAATAWGKVPVPAGSAEGEQRLLIRPAGVVLCSAGLRCEVVSRTFRGTHVALRLRPEAGPVLEAECGLAGAPAVGDRVAVTFTPAEVVVLPEGAAL